From Butyricimonas paravirosa, one genomic window encodes:
- a CDS encoding FecR family protein, which translates to MKKETEYIIQLIVKRLQGGLSPEEETFFAAWKSRSKANEELYERLENEYKEHTEYPLYEHFNARRSWPSVMKDIRKRHSIRRLYRGVAAAAIVLLSVSSYLVFSTGGEEVLPVARVESGNHFSFGKRASLILPGGDTLLIAPGVADTLDEQLPFVSNNGETLIYHTPRTADSLVYNTLKIPRGGAYSLQLSDGTKVMLNSDSRLKFPQSFSGDTREVYLEGEGFFQVAKDAAKPFIVHCEKYAVRVLGTTFNISAYRNDEVSMTTLVEGRVNIECGNTVVALTPGLMAAVADSKVTTREVNVESYISWTRDQFSFSEERLEDLLKKISRWYDVEFVFDDEEIKDYKFSGFMPRYESIDAILQIMEQAANVTFKMNNKQIVVYTHQE; encoded by the coding sequence ATGAAAAAGGAAACAGAGTATATTATCCAGTTGATCGTGAAAAGACTTCAAGGAGGCTTGTCTCCCGAAGAGGAAACTTTCTTTGCGGCTTGGAAATCACGTTCCAAGGCCAACGAGGAGTTGTATGAACGATTGGAAAATGAATACAAGGAACACACGGAATATCCTTTATACGAGCATTTTAATGCTCGTCGGTCGTGGCCGTCTGTCATGAAAGACATTCGGAAGAGACATTCCATTCGACGCTTGTATCGTGGAGTTGCCGCGGCTGCCATCGTGTTATTGAGTGTATCTTCTTATCTGGTGTTTTCGACGGGCGGGGAGGAAGTACTGCCCGTGGCCCGGGTGGAGTCGGGCAACCATTTTTCTTTTGGGAAACGTGCCTCGCTGATTCTGCCGGGAGGGGATACTTTGCTGATTGCCCCGGGGGTGGCGGACACGCTTGACGAGCAATTACCTTTCGTGAGTAATAATGGTGAAACCTTGATCTATCATACTCCCCGAACGGCGGATTCTTTGGTGTATAATACGCTGAAAATACCTCGTGGCGGGGCTTATTCTTTGCAGTTGTCGGATGGTACGAAGGTAATGCTGAATTCCGATTCCCGGTTAAAGTTCCCGCAATCTTTTTCGGGTGATACCCGGGAGGTGTATCTGGAAGGAGAAGGATTTTTTCAGGTGGCAAAGGATGCTGCGAAACCCTTTATCGTGCATTGTGAGAAGTATGCCGTGCGTGTGTTAGGTACTACGTTTAATATTTCTGCTTACCGGAACGATGAAGTTTCGATGACGACGTTAGTCGAGGGACGGGTGAATATTGAGTGCGGGAATACGGTTGTTGCGTTGACTCCCGGACTGATGGCTGCCGTGGCCGATTCGAAAGTGACGACCCGGGAAGTGAACGTGGAGTCCTATATCTCCTGGACGAGAGACCAGTTCAGTTTCAGCGAGGAACGTCTGGAGGATTTGTTAAAAAAGATTTCCCGCTGGTATGACGTGGAGTTCGTGTTTGATGATGAGGAGATCAAGGATTATAAATTTTCCGGGTTTATGCCCAGGTACGAGAGTATAGATGCTATCCTGCAAATTATGGAACAAGCTGCAAATGTAACCTTTAAGATGAATAATAAACAGATCGTGGTATACACGCATCAGGAATAG
- a CDS encoding RecQ family ATP-dependent DNA helicase, translated as MTRDIKEILKTYWGYDDFRSLQEEIIRSVLDGKDTLALMPTGGGKSLTYQVSGLAMEGVCLVVTPLIALMKDQVEDLKNRQIPAEAIYTGMRRDRVESIINKCIYDTVKFLYVSPERLYSERFREKLRLMNVCLITVDEAHCISQWGYDFRPPYLRIAEVREFFPGVATLALTATATPEVVEDIQKQLHFSTPNVLSKSFRRENISYVIRDTEAKPLELFNILSKVQGGAIVYVRTRLKASSIAAFLNKSGIKSDFYHAGLSSAQRARRQEAWKSGKVPVVVATNAFGMGIDKADVRVVVHYDVPDSPEAYFQEAGRAGRDGKRAYAVLLSSRAALGGLQKRIDDAFPPKDYILRVYEALANYYQLGEGEGQGRAFEFNLKLFARNFKLNEARVMSAISILEVAGFLGYTTDINSRSRVMFTVLRDRLYEFETGDPLLERLMVLLMRNYAGIFVQDAYVDEGFLADQLDVTRKVLYDAFISLAKRKIIRYVPGDVKPYIVYYQPRLPLSYITIGREAYENRKELFVTKIGAMARYIRDDETCRQLLLMEYFGQKEEKPCGICDVCIGKKKRLHREERKSLEERILQVLAKQNTNIRELVRQLGEDEEVVVGQVRKLLDEGKIQYVSTLELGITRKS; from the coding sequence ATGACCCGTGATATAAAAGAGATATTAAAGACTTACTGGGGATACGATGATTTCCGATCCTTACAGGAAGAGATTATCCGTTCCGTGCTGGACGGGAAGGACACGCTTGCCCTTATGCCCACGGGAGGGGGAAAGTCGCTCACGTACCAGGTGTCCGGGCTAGCGATGGAGGGTGTCTGTCTGGTGGTGACCCCGTTGATTGCCCTGATGAAGGATCAAGTGGAGGATTTAAAGAACAGGCAGATTCCAGCCGAGGCGATCTACACGGGGATGAGGCGTGACCGGGTGGAGTCGATCATTAATAAATGTATATATGATACGGTTAAGTTCTTGTACGTGTCGCCCGAGCGATTGTACTCGGAACGGTTCCGGGAAAAATTGAGGTTGATGAACGTGTGTCTGATTACCGTGGACGAAGCTCATTGTATTTCTCAATGGGGGTATGATTTTCGTCCCCCGTACCTGCGAATAGCGGAGGTGCGTGAATTCTTTCCCGGGGTGGCTACCCTGGCGCTCACGGCCACGGCTACCCCCGAGGTCGTGGAGGATATTCAGAAACAGCTGCACTTTTCGACCCCGAACGTTCTCTCTAAAAGTTTCCGGCGGGAAAATATTTCCTACGTGATCCGGGACACGGAGGCCAAGCCGTTGGAATTATTCAATATTTTGTCCAAGGTGCAGGGGGGAGCGATCGTGTACGTGCGTACCCGGTTGAAGGCTTCTTCGATTGCCGCTTTCCTGAACAAGTCGGGGATCAAGTCTGACTTTTATCATGCCGGGTTGTCTTCTGCGCAGCGGGCACGTCGGCAGGAGGCGTGGAAAAGCGGAAAAGTTCCCGTGGTGGTGGCGACGAACGCTTTCGGGATGGGGATTGATAAGGCGGATGTGCGGGTGGTGGTGCATTATGACGTGCCGGACAGTCCGGAGGCCTATTTCCAAGAGGCGGGACGTGCCGGACGGGATGGAAAAAGGGCATACGCCGTGTTACTTTCCAGCCGGGCAGCTTTGGGTGGTTTACAAAAACGGATTGATGATGCTTTTCCCCCGAAAGATTATATATTGAGGGTGTACGAGGCCTTGGCGAACTATTACCAGTTAGGTGAGGGCGAAGGACAGGGACGGGCGTTCGAGTTCAATTTGAAACTGTTTGCCCGTAATTTTAAACTCAACGAGGCGAGGGTGATGTCTGCCATCAGTATTCTGGAGGTCGCGGGGTTCTTGGGGTACACGACGGATATAAATTCCCGTTCCCGGGTGATGTTCACCGTGTTACGGGATCGGTTGTACGAGTTCGAGACGGGTGATCCCTTGTTGGAAAGACTTATGGTTCTCCTGATGAGAAATTATGCCGGAATTTTCGTGCAGGATGCTTACGTGGACGAAGGTTTCTTGGCTGATCAGCTCGACGTGACACGCAAGGTGCTGTATGATGCTTTTATTTCTTTGGCAAAGCGTAAGATTATTCGCTACGTGCCGGGGGACGTGAAACCTTACATCGTGTATTACCAGCCCCGGTTGCCATTGTCCTATATCACAATCGGGAGGGAGGCTTACGAGAACCGGAAGGAGTTGTTTGTCACGAAGATCGGGGCCATGGCCCGTTATATCCGGGATGACGAAACGTGTCGCCAGCTTTTGCTTATGGAGTATTTCGGGCAGAAGGAAGAGAAACCTTGCGGGATATGTGATGTCTGTATCGGGAAGAAGAAACGGTTGCATCGGGAAGAGCGGAAGAGCTTGGAGGAACGGATTTTGCAAGTGCTTGCCAAACAGAATACGAATATCCGGGAGTTGGTGCGTCAATTGGGTGAGGACGAAGAAGTCGTGGTCGGGCAAGTCCGGAAATTGTTGGATGAAGGGAAAATTCAATATGTTTCGACCTTGGAACTGGGGATAACGAGGAAGTCCTAG
- a CDS encoding O-antigen ligase family protein has product MQLRKNLNLYLSGIVVFMLTILLLSTAFALDESLGNRIAKIFWFYKVIIVAGIACIPLAWMRPFRFSITDLLVLLYAGYTLCNDYFAGTIAPTRTSLFILIIVTYFIFRRLTTFVPLGFTHAALLLTGAIEAIWGLAQLYGFTPSQHSRFELTGSFFNPGPYSGFLVAILPLALYYTLTACRIARILSGVILVLLLLVLPATLSRGAWLAAIAGCGIVLGNYFHLYNRLKFLFQKHRLASFIATICIFLLVTGTLIGIYQLKKESADGRRLIWKVSSTLVASHPATGVGFGHFAGAYGEAQAAYFSATERSAGEELVADAPETAFNEFVQTATETGIIGLLLFLTIIFWAFKTARHPDNKVTAGVTGSLAAFLVFACFSYPFSVLPLLVLFTLLLAQCTSIQRGSRWLSGIFYLFLLLPVYFLATGQQEREQAYKCWKSEQIYFNMQIFERTVDNYKKLYPLLKDQPAFLFEYGQCLSRTGQPEASNLILKEAARLSADPMIRNIMGKNYQTMKQYPQAESAFLKASHMVPNRLYPLYLLAKMYHESGQTDKAIATARLLLEKAPKVPSSATEEMKRDMQKLIRDTLHLTNYFKIECDNVEDKNTIEI; this is encoded by the coding sequence ATGCAGCTCCGGAAAAACCTTAACCTCTACTTATCGGGCATCGTGGTCTTCATGCTGACCATACTCTTGTTGTCCACAGCCTTTGCCCTCGACGAGAGTTTAGGGAATCGGATAGCCAAAATCTTCTGGTTCTACAAAGTTATTATCGTGGCAGGAATTGCCTGCATACCGCTCGCATGGATGCGTCCTTTCCGTTTTTCGATAACAGACCTGCTGGTTCTCCTTTATGCGGGCTATACTCTCTGTAACGACTATTTCGCAGGGACAATCGCCCCCACCCGAACGAGCCTCTTCATCTTGATCATCGTCACGTATTTCATATTCCGACGGCTGACAACATTCGTCCCGCTCGGTTTCACGCACGCGGCACTCCTGCTCACCGGGGCAATAGAAGCCATCTGGGGACTCGCCCAACTATACGGTTTTACCCCCTCCCAACACAGCCGTTTCGAACTGACCGGATCATTCTTCAACCCCGGCCCCTATTCCGGATTTCTAGTTGCCATACTACCGTTAGCTTTATACTACACGCTTACTGCCTGCCGGATAGCCCGCATCCTGTCGGGAGTGATTCTCGTACTTCTCCTGCTCGTCCTGCCCGCCACGTTAAGCCGTGGGGCTTGGTTAGCCGCCATCGCGGGATGCGGAATTGTACTAGGTAACTACTTTCATCTCTATAACCGGTTGAAGTTTTTATTTCAAAAACATCGGCTCGCCTCCTTCATCGCAACGATCTGTATATTCCTCCTAGTCACCGGGACTCTCATCGGGATATACCAGTTAAAAAAAGAATCTGCCGATGGACGCCGACTCATCTGGAAAGTCTCGTCCACCCTCGTAGCCTCCCATCCGGCAACAGGCGTCGGGTTCGGGCATTTTGCCGGGGCCTACGGGGAAGCCCAAGCCGCCTATTTCTCTGCCACGGAGCGCTCTGCGGGAGAAGAACTCGTGGCCGATGCCCCCGAGACAGCCTTCAACGAATTCGTGCAAACCGCGACGGAAACCGGAATCATCGGTTTATTACTTTTCCTGACAATCATTTTTTGGGCCTTCAAAACCGCCCGGCATCCTGACAATAAAGTCACGGCAGGCGTGACCGGTTCGTTAGCCGCGTTCCTCGTTTTTGCCTGCTTCTCCTACCCGTTCAGCGTGTTGCCCCTTCTCGTCCTCTTCACGCTACTCTTGGCACAATGTACCTCGATACAACGGGGTTCCCGTTGGCTCTCCGGCATCTTCTACCTGTTCCTGCTTCTCCCGGTCTATTTCCTCGCCACCGGGCAACAGGAACGGGAACAAGCCTACAAATGCTGGAAATCCGAACAAATCTATTTTAACATGCAGATATTCGAACGCACCGTAGATAATTACAAGAAACTCTACCCTCTTCTGAAGGATCAACCCGCCTTTCTCTTTGAATACGGGCAATGCCTCTCCCGCACGGGACAACCCGAAGCCAGTAACCTCATCCTTAAAGAGGCTGCCCGCCTGTCTGCCGATCCCATGATCCGTAACATCATGGGCAAAAACTACCAAACCATGAAACAATATCCTCAAGCTGAATCTGCTTTCTTGAAAGCCTCCCACATGGTCCCCAACCGCCTCTACCCGCTCTACCTACTCGCCAAGATGTACCACGAAAGCGGCCAAACCGACAAGGCCATCGCCACCGCCCGCCTGCTACTCGAAAAAGCCCCCAAAGTCCCCTCTTCCGCCACCGAGGAGATGAAACGGGATATGCAAAAACTAATTAGAGATACACTTCACTTGACAAACTATTTCAAGATAGAATGTGATAATGTCGAAGATAAAAATACAATTGAAATATAG
- a CDS encoding peptidylprolyl isomerase, whose translation MKLQHILIFIPFLWACNDKFAKNEQPVAKVFDKYLLKSEVSGFIPQGTPSKDSLIMAQSYVRNWITKELLLHKATQNLSDEEKNIRKQVEDYSSSILIHKYKEKLISQKLSREVSEREISQYYDANKFNFVLNTPVVRALFVVIPKSAPNIENARKWFRSKEAKDQEALEEYCITSAKKFDNFNDQWIELRNLLNLLPITSAEWESKYKNKESIEIEDDENHYFLKINELRQAHETAPLGYVKKEIEILLLNKRKISFEENLEKDINTEGLRKDYVKIY comes from the coding sequence ATGAAACTACAACATATACTGATTTTTATCCCCTTCCTATGGGCTTGTAACGATAAGTTCGCGAAAAACGAGCAACCCGTGGCAAAGGTTTTCGACAAATACTTGCTGAAATCGGAAGTTTCCGGCTTTATTCCCCAAGGAACCCCCTCGAAAGATAGTCTCATCATGGCACAAAGCTACGTGCGGAACTGGATTACCAAAGAATTACTGTTGCACAAAGCGACCCAGAACCTGAGCGACGAGGAAAAAAACATTCGGAAACAAGTGGAAGACTATTCCTCTTCTATCTTGATCCATAAATACAAGGAGAAACTGATTTCCCAGAAACTCAGCCGGGAAGTAAGCGAACGTGAAATCTCGCAATACTACGACGCGAACAAATTCAACTTCGTGCTGAACACCCCGGTCGTGAGAGCTTTGTTCGTGGTGATTCCCAAATCCGCCCCGAACATTGAAAATGCTCGTAAATGGTTCCGTTCCAAGGAAGCCAAAGACCAGGAAGCGTTGGAAGAGTATTGCATCACGTCAGCCAAGAAATTCGATAACTTCAACGACCAATGGATCGAACTGCGTAACCTGCTGAACCTCCTGCCCATCACGTCGGCAGAATGGGAAAGTAAATATAAAAACAAGGAGTCCATCGAGATCGAGGACGACGAGAATCACTATTTTCTCAAGATCAACGAGCTACGCCAAGCTCATGAAACGGCACCTCTCGGTTACGTGAAAAAAGAGATTGAGATATTGTTGCTGAACAAACGTAAAATCTCCTTCGAAGAGAATCTGGAAAAAGACATCAACACGGAAGGTCTTCGGAAAGATTACGTCAAAATATATTAA
- a CDS encoding peptidylprolyl isomerase, producing the protein MRYLSLLVLLFLASYASAQKNVIDKIIAVVGEEIVLKSDIENQFLHEQSQGLVNSSADSRTRILENLLVQKLLVAQAKIDSIEVTDTEVENALNSQLEQYVQHIGSRERLETYFGKSYEDIKNEMRNPLREQMITQHMQSKIVGNVRVTPSEVRYFYRKFNKDSLPEVPDKYEIQQIVIKPRISDTEKERIRNRLRDFREEILAGKQTFNTLAVLYSEDPGSAAKGGELGYQTKSALAPAFAEAAFSLKPGRVSKIVETEFGFHILQYIDRQGDKVNVRHILLRPRISDEERQEAIQHLDTVLTYIHDGKATFEEAAAYFSMDKKTRNNGGLIFNEEDADSKLPRETIEGEMARQVNKLKVGEISSPFLDQTRTGEEYKVIKIKAYYPSHTANLDDDWISFENGLKSKKQQEVLDKWIKEKQANTYIHIDEDYKNSKFHYDGWFK; encoded by the coding sequence ATGAGATATTTATCACTGCTTGTACTGTTATTTTTAGCTAGTTACGCCTCGGCACAAAAAAACGTGATCGACAAGATTATCGCTGTCGTGGGTGAAGAAATCGTGTTGAAATCGGATATTGAGAACCAATTTTTACATGAACAATCCCAAGGATTAGTAAATTCTTCCGCCGACTCTCGTACCAGAATATTAGAAAATTTATTGGTCCAGAAACTGTTAGTGGCTCAAGCTAAGATAGATAGTATCGAGGTAACCGACACGGAAGTGGAAAACGCGTTGAATTCACAATTGGAGCAATACGTGCAACACATCGGTTCCCGGGAACGTCTGGAAACCTACTTCGGAAAATCATACGAGGACATCAAGAACGAAATGCGTAACCCGCTCCGCGAACAAATGATCACGCAACATATGCAATCCAAAATCGTCGGAAACGTTCGGGTAACCCCCTCGGAAGTCAGGTATTTCTACCGGAAATTCAACAAGGACAGTCTTCCGGAAGTACCCGATAAATACGAGATTCAACAGATCGTTATCAAACCGAGAATCAGCGATACCGAGAAGGAACGTATCCGTAACCGGTTGAGAGATTTCCGTGAAGAGATTCTTGCCGGCAAACAAACGTTCAACACGTTAGCTGTATTGTACTCGGAAGACCCCGGATCTGCCGCTAAAGGTGGTGAATTAGGTTACCAAACCAAGAGCGCGCTGGCCCCGGCATTTGCCGAAGCTGCCTTCAGCTTGAAACCCGGCAGGGTATCTAAAATCGTGGAAACAGAATTCGGTTTCCATATTCTTCAATACATCGACCGCCAAGGAGACAAAGTAAACGTGCGCCACATCCTGCTCCGTCCCCGGATTTCCGATGAAGAACGGCAAGAAGCAATCCAGCATTTGGACACCGTGTTGACTTACATCCACGACGGGAAAGCCACGTTTGAAGAAGCCGCGGCTTATTTCTCCATGGACAAAAAGACCAGAAACAACGGCGGATTGATTTTCAACGAGGAAGACGCTGATTCCAAACTCCCCAGAGAAACCATCGAAGGAGAAATGGCCCGTCAGGTAAACAAACTGAAAGTGGGTGAAATTTCCTCTCCTTTCTTGGATCAGACACGTACAGGCGAGGAATACAAGGTGATCAAAATCAAGGCTTACTATCCTTCCCACACGGCTAACCTAGACGATGACTGGATCAGTTTTGAAAACGGGTTGAAAAGCAAGAAACAACAGGAAGTACTTGATAAATGGATCAAGGAAAAACAAGCAAACACCTATATCCATATCGACGAAGATTACAAGAACTCCAAATTCCATTATGACGGATGGTTTAAGTAA
- a CDS encoding Fic family protein, translating into MEQIFNKEQQGTARFILNHPLAKLSDLRSNEIKDLAVVWCYYSGKIEGNTYTYVETEALLKDGITSEKKYEDAKMLKNLYNTFISEVEYINKGRNQEIIDERTLFRVHQAISTGLVSNEESGYLRTRAVRISGTGYIPPKDLHDIRAKLNEILYQQEQFTNPLERAVYLHCNIAKLQPFIDGNKRTARMVESIALMNADIIPVYSSKDADILNYRKGLIAFYETEDYSLYADYFLNRQVERIKEIE; encoded by the coding sequence ATGGAACAGATATTTAATAAGGAACAGCAAGGAACTGCGCGATTCATTTTGAATCATCCTTTAGCGAAACTATCGGATTTGCGTTCTAATGAAATAAAAGATTTAGCCGTGGTGTGGTGTTACTATTCAGGTAAGATTGAAGGGAATACCTATACTTATGTGGAAACAGAGGCATTGCTCAAAGATGGCATTACTTCCGAAAAGAAGTATGAAGACGCTAAGATGCTGAAAAACCTATATAATACTTTCATATCAGAAGTGGAGTATATTAATAAAGGGAGGAATCAGGAAATAATTGATGAACGCACTTTATTCCGAGTACATCAGGCTATATCCACGGGGTTGGTTTCCAATGAAGAATCCGGCTATTTGAGAACAAGAGCTGTCCGTATCAGCGGTACGGGATATATCCCTCCAAAGGACTTGCACGATATTCGGGCTAAGTTGAATGAAATACTTTATCAACAGGAACAATTCACAAATCCATTGGAACGGGCTGTTTATCTTCATTGTAACATAGCTAAATTACAGCCTTTCATTGATGGAAATAAACGTACCGCCCGAATGGTGGAAAGCATTGCCTTGATGAATGCCGATATTATCCCAGTCTATTCCTCGAAAGATGCTGATATATTGAATTACAGGAAAGGGTTGATAGCTTTTTATGAAACCGAAGATTATTCTCTTTATGCTGATTATTTTCTAAACAGGCAAGTGGAGCGAATAAAAGAAATAGAATAA
- a CDS encoding OstA-like protein — translation MRAGLWVGILCIVWGLFPLHTVAQGNKKAKVKIVNADSLLVGTLGKPSRFIGNVHMTHENTLMWCDSLYQYELPDSNYLEAFGHVRVIKNDSIRMSGDYMYYDANKKLIQVRRNVTLEDPQMILTTDFLDYDGLFDIGYYFNWGQLKDSQNTLDSKKGNYFTQTKIALFKDSVKVNSPEYLIFSDTLKYNTDTKLVSILGPTNIYGKGDENNTLYSEDGWYDSNLGHAELYKNNRVTHQSYEGVADTMVIDSITGMAYLYWNVTLVDTVNNVIVKGEYAQMDREQNKAFVTDSALLIMVGKQDSLFVHGDTLFMDQDSAKNQILRAYYKVKFFSQDLQGLCDSMVYLSVDSTITLYNEPVAWASGNQMTAEKISLLTGNGTIKEFYLNTKAFMVSRREETEMYDQIKGRNMTGYFRDNELYMVYVNGNGETIYFPDDKGNIIGVNTANSSNIRIMIDKRKVTDIVFINKPDGELNPLFLADPEEARLKDFRWLKYMQPLNKFDIFKETKEPDPVEKEEEEKE, via the coding sequence ATGAGAGCAGGTTTATGGGTTGGGATATTATGTATTGTATGGGGACTATTCCCCTTGCATACAGTTGCACAGGGAAATAAAAAAGCTAAAGTCAAGATCGTTAATGCCGATAGTTTACTAGTGGGAACGCTGGGCAAACCGTCTAGGTTTATCGGGAACGTACACATGACGCATGAAAACACGCTCATGTGGTGCGATAGTCTCTACCAGTATGAACTACCGGACTCCAACTATCTTGAAGCATTCGGCCACGTGCGGGTGATCAAAAACGATAGCATCCGAATGTCCGGTGACTACATGTACTATGATGCCAACAAAAAACTGATTCAAGTCCGCCGGAACGTCACGCTGGAAGATCCCCAGATGATCCTGACCACCGATTTTCTGGATTATGACGGACTATTTGACATCGGGTATTACTTCAACTGGGGACAACTGAAAGATAGCCAGAACACGTTGGATAGTAAAAAAGGAAACTATTTTACCCAAACGAAGATAGCCCTCTTCAAAGACAGCGTGAAAGTGAATTCTCCCGAATACCTGATCTTCTCGGACACCTTGAAATATAACACGGACACCAAGCTGGTTTCCATTCTGGGCCCCACGAACATATACGGGAAAGGAGACGAAAATAACACCCTCTACTCCGAGGATGGATGGTATGACTCCAACTTGGGACACGCAGAACTGTACAAGAACAACCGGGTCACGCACCAGAGTTACGAGGGGGTGGCCGATACCATGGTCATCGACAGTATAACCGGGATGGCTTATCTCTACTGGAACGTCACGCTTGTGGACACCGTGAACAACGTGATTGTGAAAGGTGAATACGCGCAAATGGACCGGGAACAAAACAAGGCATTCGTCACCGACAGTGCCCTGTTAATCATGGTCGGAAAGCAAGATTCTCTTTTCGTACATGGGGATACCCTGTTCATGGATCAGGACTCTGCCAAGAACCAGATTTTACGGGCTTACTATAAAGTCAAGTTCTTTAGTCAGGACTTGCAAGGATTGTGTGATTCGATGGTCTACCTTTCTGTCGACTCCACCATCACACTCTACAATGAGCCTGTGGCATGGGCCAGTGGCAACCAAATGACCGCCGAAAAGATTTCCTTGCTCACGGGAAACGGAACGATTAAGGAATTTTATCTGAATACTAAGGCCTTCATGGTCTCTCGAAGGGAGGAAACCGAAATGTACGACCAGATCAAAGGGCGAAATATGACCGGTTATTTCCGAGATAACGAACTCTACATGGTGTACGTGAACGGTAACGGGGAAACCATCTACTTCCCCGATGATAAAGGAAACATCATTGGTGTTAACACCGCCAATAGCTCCAACATCCGTATCATGATCGACAAACGGAAAGTCACGGACATCGTCTTCATCAACAAGCCCGACGGAGAACTCAATCCCTTGTTCCTGGCCGATCCCGAAGAAGCCCGTCTGAAAGACTTCCGCTGGTTGAAATACATGCAACCATTGAATAAATTCGACATCTTCAAAGAAACCAAAGAACCCGACCCTGTCGAGAAAGAAGAGGAAGAAAAAGAATAA